From Xyrauchen texanus isolate HMW12.3.18 chromosome 9, RBS_HiC_50CHRs, whole genome shotgun sequence, the proteins below share one genomic window:
- the LOC127649541 gene encoding microtubule-associated protein 6 homolog — protein MAWPCISRVCCMTRFWNQFDKSDLSVPLTIQNYSDIAVHEVRSVTKLVSTEPVPSIEFVSPDQRDSPTTRDAAGVRRPHRGRTEPSYKPREDYHPPGVPFQSVTQYKQDYKPWPIPKKDNFPWISNGGKSVSLTDNPVNGYSKGTNQPRAERQERSGRQRGGDPMSSYRQESGARPSKSGQKRPTLLGTGTDEPSPETSYQAAFSTDTHRHTDGVLETSTHTQLSSLSEKARTQRTELSVKPEEQVLKTKPSPNPSAVFQSKSRIFNI, from the exons ATGGCTTGGCCGTGCATCAGCAGAGTCTGTTGTATGACGCGGTTCTGGAATCAGTTTGATAAATCGGATTTGTCGGTTCCGCTGACGATTCAGAACTATTCGGACATCGCGGTGCACGAGGTGCGATCCGTGACCAAACTAGTTTCCACGGAGCCAGTGCCGAGCATCGAGTTCGTATCGCCGGATCAGCGCGACTCTCCCACGACGCGGGATGCTGCTGGAGTTCGGCGGCCGCACCGGGGAAGGACGGAACCGAGTTACAAACCCCGCGAGGACTACCACCCCCCGGGTGTGCCTTTCCAAAGCGTCACTCAGTATAAACAGGATTATAAACCTTGGCCCATTCCAAAAAAGGACAACTTCCCCTGGATTAGTAACGGCGGGAAAAGCGTCTCTTTAACGGACAACCCGGTAAATGGTTACTCGAAAGGCACGAATCAGCCGCGGGCGGAGAGACAGGAGCGCAGCGGCAGGCAAAGAGGCGGAGATCCGATGAGCTCGTACAG GCAAGAGTCTGGAGCCCGGCCATCCAAGTCTGGCCAAAAACGGCCCACCCTCCTCGGTACAGGCACCGATGAGCCCTCCCCCGAGACCAGCTACCAGGCTGCCTTCAGCAcggacacacacagacatacagatgGTGTTCTggagacaagcacacacacacagctgagtAGCCTGTCAGAGAAAGCACGCACACAGAGGACAGAGCTCAGCGTTAAACCAGAG GAGCAGGTTTTGAAGACTAAGCCGTCACCAAACCCATCTGCTGTCTTTCAGAGCAAATCCAGGATCTTCAACATATGA